In one window of Vibrio sp. JC009 DNA:
- a CDS encoding methyl-accepting chemotaxis protein, which yields MRLGLNLKISHRIVLMALSAIVGFVLFFAYQQYLVNQTEKNVLLLQDEYTPVLELLNSAREGVTDIERNLEGAVTTAEEEFIDEAKSEVERVEAVLREIESKGTKLGLSQQLIPLFKSYTDNKFFVATSLLQDDYDFEVLGERSQQANSTLYSLEEEIDKCVEVVHQGSADIVTHLLKTNEDSRVIGLTMGAILVALMMISGYLLKLSILKSVKRVTRSMRDIVEGEGDLTRRVSYEGRDELAELVHWFNEFIAKMHTSISSTQETIATLECVSVKLAETSQSSTSLIQSQESAMKSVSGSIQDLTSSVEAVADNAATASSQASHANDAAQLSTDVVYNTVGSIEELAQHVNDSANMVNEFEALANDAGEILGTISSIADQTNLLALNAAIEAARAGEQGRGFAVVADEVRALASRTQASTSEIQRVLEEIQKGATAVVKAMNSGQGAASVTVDESGKAGQSLREITEKVESILALNRQIAEATDEQRSTYHTMSAYIQNVDEVSVSVRDGAMEIYQVSEEIQKVTKNLTGVLGQYKV from the coding sequence ATGCGGCTTGGCTTAAATCTGAAAATCAGTCATAGAATTGTACTTATGGCTTTGTCGGCAATTGTAGGATTTGTTCTATTTTTTGCTTATCAACAATACCTTGTTAACCAGACAGAAAAAAATGTTCTGTTGCTACAGGATGAATATACACCGGTTCTGGAGCTGTTAAATTCAGCCAGGGAAGGGGTTACCGATATTGAGCGTAATCTTGAAGGTGCCGTTACTACCGCAGAAGAAGAGTTCATTGATGAAGCGAAGTCAGAGGTAGAGCGGGTAGAGGCAGTTTTGCGTGAAATTGAGTCTAAAGGTACTAAGTTAGGCTTATCTCAACAGTTAATTCCCCTGTTTAAGAGTTATACCGACAACAAGTTTTTCGTGGCAACGTCGCTTTTGCAGGATGATTATGATTTTGAAGTGCTCGGAGAGCGCTCTCAGCAAGCAAACAGTACCCTTTATTCTCTGGAAGAAGAAATTGATAAGTGCGTGGAAGTTGTCCATCAGGGCTCGGCGGACATTGTTACTCACCTGCTAAAGACTAATGAAGACAGCCGGGTTATCGGATTGACCATGGGAGCGATTTTAGTGGCTCTGATGATGATATCCGGATACTTGCTCAAGTTAAGTATTCTTAAGTCGGTGAAGCGTGTTACCCGCTCTATGAGGGATATTGTTGAAGGTGAGGGCGATCTGACCAGACGTGTTAGCTATGAGGGCCGTGATGAACTTGCAGAGCTGGTGCATTGGTTTAATGAGTTTATCGCTAAAATGCATACCAGTATTTCTTCAACTCAGGAAACGATTGCCACCCTTGAGTGTGTTTCTGTAAAACTTGCCGAAACCAGCCAGAGCAGTACCAGTCTGATCCAGTCTCAGGAATCAGCGATGAAATCCGTATCCGGTTCGATACAGGATCTTACCAGCAGTGTTGAAGCCGTTGCAGATAATGCCGCCACCGCTTCCTCACAAGCCTCCCATGCCAACGATGCGGCTCAGTTAAGTACTGATGTCGTATACAACACCGTGGGTTCAATCGAAGAGCTGGCTCAGCATGTCAATGATTCAGCCAATATGGTGAATGAATTTGAAGCACTTGCCAATGATGCCGGAGAGATTCTGGGAACCATCAGCAGCATAGCTGATCAGACAAACCTTCTTGCTTTGAATGCTGCTATAGAAGCCGCCCGGGCCGGTGAGCAAGGGCGTGGATTTGCAGTTGTGGCCGATGAAGTGAGGGCGTTAGCTTCAAGAACACAGGCTTCTACCTCCGAGATACAAAGAGTGCTTGAGGAAATTCAGAAGGGCGCAACGGCTGTTGTTAAAGCGATGAACTCAGGTCAGGGCGCAGCTTCAGTGACTGTCGATGAGTCAGGTAAGGCCGGACAGTCTCTACGGGAGATTACCGAGAAGGTGGAAAGCATCCTTGCTCTGAACAGGCAGATAGCGGAAGCGACCGATGAACAGAGAAGTACTTACCATACGATGTCTGCATATATTCAGAATGTGGATGAAGTATCTGTGTCCGTCAGAGATGGGGCGATGGAGATCTATCAGGTAAGTGAAGAGATTCAGAAGGTAACTAAGAATCTGACCGGGGTTCTTGGGCAGTACAAAGTATAG